One stretch of Schlesneria sp. DSM 10557 DNA includes these proteins:
- a CDS encoding TIR domain-containing protein, with protein MINAVWGDAGNYSTSGPWRQLPKSLFVLLTDAIVARYIARSTATEYRNQACSHRCSIRRAGTLYRGAEMLRKPTVFIGSSSEGLKVAQALEAAFGQRAEVEAWNSGAIFQRHQDFLTSLLNTASLYEFAVLIFTKDDISVSRGKTYAAARDNVLFEFGLFLGKLGPRRAFTLVERDLKIPTDLLGITLDQFSRKKDGRPTAEFAGTADNIVSQIVTRHHNTTEFSHLPATALAIGYFHNFLSRVLDQLDDFEPVLVGRRRFDYSTFTLHVIVPDRLDVLDQDKFKKILRGLEPVTVKCRLREFPFYIKGIPAEGTTHLDLFDIPTTMRASRETICRVFREEYVGVNDLQVQAERREVSNFERTLQLLLNEHPRWQRYVKFVYLSDFL; from the coding sequence ATGATCAACGCCGTGTGGGGCGATGCAGGGAACTATTCAACGAGCGGCCCGTGGAGGCAGTTGCCGAAGTCGCTATTCGTGCTGCTGACGGACGCGATCGTCGCTCGCTATATAGCGAGAAGTACCGCAACGGAGTACCGTAATCAGGCCTGCAGTCATCGATGTTCTATTCGCCGGGCAGGGACGCTCTATCGCGGAGCTGAAATGTTGCGAAAGCCAACGGTCTTCATTGGGTCTTCCTCGGAAGGGCTGAAAGTCGCTCAGGCGCTTGAGGCCGCCTTCGGTCAGCGAGCGGAAGTCGAAGCATGGAACTCTGGTGCCATTTTTCAGCGTCACCAGGACTTTCTGACCTCATTACTCAACACCGCCAGTCTCTATGAATTTGCGGTTCTCATTTTTACCAAGGACGATATCAGTGTGTCGCGCGGCAAGACGTATGCGGCCGCGCGGGACAATGTGCTGTTCGAGTTCGGGCTCTTCCTGGGCAAGCTGGGACCGCGGAGAGCGTTTACTCTTGTCGAAAGAGATCTCAAGATTCCCACCGATCTGCTGGGAATCACGCTCGATCAGTTCAGTCGCAAAAAAGACGGTCGTCCGACCGCCGAGTTTGCAGGAACAGCGGATAATATCGTCTCGCAGATCGTTACTCGGCATCACAATACGACCGAGTTTTCCCATCTGCCCGCGACGGCACTGGCAATCGGGTATTTTCATAACTTTCTGTCGCGCGTCCTGGATCAGTTAGATGATTTTGAGCCCGTACTCGTCGGCCGTCGCCGGTTCGATTACAGCACCTTTACGCTCCATGTCATTGTCCCGGATCGACTGGACGTTCTGGACCAGGATAAGTTCAAGAAGATTCTGCGCGGGCTGGAACCGGTGACGGTCAAGTGCCGACTTCGCGAGTTTCCCTTTTATATCAAGGGGATTCCTGCCGAGGGGACGACACATCTCGACTTGTTCGACATCCCCACAACGATGCGGGCCTCCCGAGAGACGATTTGTCGAGTCTTTCGTGAAGAATATGTCGGAGTGAATGATCTCCAGGTGCAGGCCGAGCGGCGCGAAGTATCGAACTTCGAGAGAACACTTCAGCTTCTGCTGAATGAGCACCCCCGATGGCAGCGTTACGTGAAGTTCGTCTATCTGTCCGATTTCCTTTGA
- a CDS encoding DUF1501 domain-containing protein — protein MLHRRDAMLRLGQFGLGAVTLPQLLRADQLRANGSPSAASTPTGKAKSCILIYLWGGPPQQDLWDMKPHSPSAMRSLFKPIQTVTPGIDVCEHMPNFARHTDKLAIVRSLTHDSDNHEPSVYRTLTGRVNNTLVVPRNQRNRLDAPNLGSMVSAFSKPGVLPAAVTIPRPIGHSGVTYSGTHAGWLGAAHDPMEIAAAAGGSTEKPTHTMSLLEDLSNTRLLARQGLVRTIDQVERRYDQLAASRNIDLYRDQAVRMLTSSVAQNAFNLDKEDPALRDKYGRNEWGESMLLARRLVEAGVRLVTISWMTVFANGVVSNVWDNHAGTSMLTEPYCLKSLDPGFAALMDDLSERGLLDETLVAMYGEFGRTPMLNSTQGRDHWGRVQSAILAGGGIRGGQVYGSSDKDAAYPASNPVSPEDMLATIYHSLGINPDAELHDPLGRPHRIVDGNPITALF, from the coding sequence ATGTTGCACCGTCGCGACGCCATGTTACGTTTGGGTCAGTTCGGCTTAGGGGCCGTGACGCTTCCTCAACTGCTGCGGGCCGACCAACTGCGTGCTAACGGCTCCCCCTCGGCTGCCAGTACTCCCACTGGTAAAGCAAAGTCCTGCATCTTGATCTACCTTTGGGGTGGCCCCCCTCAGCAGGATCTGTGGGACATGAAGCCGCATTCCCCGTCGGCCATGCGTAGCCTGTTCAAGCCCATCCAGACGGTGACGCCCGGCATCGACGTCTGCGAGCACATGCCGAACTTCGCGCGGCACACCGACAAGCTGGCCATCGTCCGCTCATTAACCCACGACAGCGACAATCATGAACCGAGCGTCTATCGGACGTTAACCGGACGCGTGAACAATACGCTCGTCGTCCCTCGAAATCAGCGCAATCGTCTGGATGCACCGAACCTGGGGTCGATGGTCTCGGCCTTCTCGAAGCCGGGGGTCCTTCCTGCTGCCGTGACCATCCCTCGCCCCATCGGTCATAGCGGCGTCACCTACTCGGGAACTCACGCTGGCTGGCTCGGTGCGGCCCATGATCCCATGGAAATCGCGGCCGCAGCGGGGGGCTCAACGGAAAAGCCAACTCACACGATGTCGTTGCTGGAAGACCTGAGCAACACACGACTGCTGGCACGTCAGGGACTGGTCCGCACGATCGATCAGGTGGAACGACGCTACGACCAACTGGCGGCGTCCCGAAACATTGATCTTTATCGTGATCAAGCGGTCCGAATGCTCACGTCTTCCGTTGCCCAGAATGCCTTCAATCTGGACAAGGAAGACCCGGCACTACGCGACAAGTATGGCCGGAACGAATGGGGCGAATCGATGCTTCTGGCGCGCAGACTGGTGGAAGCGGGTGTGCGGCTGGTAACGATCTCGTGGATGACCGTTTTCGCGAACGGCGTTGTGTCGAACGTGTGGGACAACCACGCGGGAACGTCCATGCTGACCGAACCGTATTGCCTGAAGTCCCTCGATCCCGGATTCGCGGCGCTGATGGACGACCTGTCAGAACGAGGCCTGCTGGATGAAACCCTGGTAGCCATGTACGGTGAGTTCGGGCGAACGCCCATGCTGAATTCGACGCAGGGGCGTGACCACTGGGGGCGCGTCCAATCCGCGATCCTGGCGGGAGGGGGGATCCGTGGCGGACAGGTCTACGGCAGCAGCGACAAAGATGCGGCCTACCCGGCATCCAACCCGGTCTCACCGGAAGACATGCTGGCGACGATCTACCATAGCCTGGGAATCAATCCCGACGCAGAACTTCACGACCCGCTCGGCCGGCCGCATCGCATTGTCGATGGGAATCCCATCACGGCACTGTTCTAG